Proteins encoded by one window of Arachis ipaensis cultivar K30076 chromosome B04, Araip1.1, whole genome shotgun sequence:
- the LOC107638482 gene encoding dnaJ homolog subfamily C member 2 produces MAVHSEYRLIAYSEEIVDGQPIFVSSNCLPIKAVKYEPAGHAFHSAALKLLGVRESNEDPDSKKVVDDKEPTSLPSDSYSSKSKKKAGDKQQDHYALLGLSHLRYLASEDQIRKSYRETALRFHPDKQAALLLAEETETAKQAKKDEIESHFKAIQEAYEVLIDPVKRRIYDSTDEFDDEIPTDCAPQDFFKVFGPAFMRNGRWSVSQPIPSLGDDNTPLKEVDDFYNFWYSFKSWREFPHADEFDLEQAESRDHKRWMERQNAKLSEKARKEEYARIRSLVDNAYKRDPRILRRKEEEKAEKQRKKEAKIMAKRMQEEEAARIAEEEKRRKEEEEKRAAEVASQQKKVKEKEKKLLRKERTRLRNLSGPILSQQLLGISDDDVEKLCMSFDIEKLRGLCEKMEGKQVVDQAEVLRDALSCKKDETDKKEERSIQQNGAVKVNGSVSLSNIEKKEKPWSKEEIDLLRKGMQKYPKGTSRRWEVISEYIGTGRSVDEIMKATKTVLLQKPDSAKAFDAFLEKRKPAAQSIASPLSTREELEGVSIPAKPENSAAATTNNSEDSNSNQTSGSAPSPAAANGVSSSSEQDVWSAVQERALVQALKAFPKETNQRWERVATAVPGKTVNQCKKKFALMKESFRSKKSAV; encoded by the coding sequence ATGGCTGTGCATTCGGAATATCGTCTTATTGCTTACTCAGAAGAGATTGTAGATGGGCAGCCTATTTTTGTTTCTTCAAACTGTCTTCCTATCAAGGCTGTGAAATATGAACCAGCTGGCCATGCCTTCCATTCTGCCGCACTCAAACTTCTCGGTGTTAGGGAGAGTAACGAAGATCCTGATTCTAAAAAGGTTGTTGACGATAAGGAACCGACATCTCTCCCGTCCGATTCCTACAGCAGCAAGAGCAAAAAGAAAGCTGGAGACAAGCAGCAAGATCACTATGCATTGTTGGGCCTGAGTCATCTAAGATATCTTGCCTCGGAGGATCAAATTCGTAAGAGCTACCGCGAAACTGCCTTGAGGTTTCATCCCGACAAACAGGCTGCTCTGCTTCTTGCTGAGGAAACCGAAACCGCGAAGCAGGCAAAGAAAGATGAAATAGAAAGCCACTTTAAGGCCATCCAGGAGGCGTATGAGGTCTTGATTGATCCCGTGAAAAGAAGAATTTATGATTCGACAGATGAGTTTGATGATGAGATTCCAACTGATTGTGCTCCGCAGGACTTCTTCAAAGTGTTTGGTCCTGCATTTATGAGGAATGGTCGGTGGTCAGTCAGTCAACCAATTCCATCACTAGGCGATGATAATACTCCACTAAAAGAAGTTGATGATTTCTACAATTTTTGGTACTCCTTTAAAAGTTGGAGGGAGTTTCCCCATGCTGATGAGTTTGATCTTGAGCAAGCTGAATCTCGTGACCATAAGAGATGGATGGAAAGGCAGAATGCAAAACTTTCAGAGAAAGCTAGGAAGGAAGAGTATGCTCGGATACGTTCCCTTGTTGATAATGCTTATAAGAGAGACCCAAGAATattgagaagaaaagaagaggagaaaGCTGAGAAGCAAAGGAAAAAAGAGGCTAAAATCATGGCAAAGAGGATGCAGGAAGAAGAAGCAGCCAGGATTGCAGAAGAGGAGAAGCGGcgaaaggaggaggaagagaaacgAGCTGCAGAAGTTGCTTCACAGCAGAAGAAggtgaaggagaaagagaaaaagctcTTGCGGAAGGAGAGAACACGGCTGCGGAATCTCTCTGGACCTATATTGTCACAACAGTTACTTGGTATTTCTGACGACGATGTTGAGAAGCTTTGCATGTCATTTGATATTGAGAAGCTAAGGGGTTTGTGTGAGAAAATGGAGGGAAAGCAGGTAGTGGACCAGGCAGAAGTCCTAAGAGATGCACTGAGTTGCAAGAAAGACGAGACTgataagaaagaagagagaagtaTCCAACAAAATGGTGCCGTGAAGGTTAATGGCAGTGTTTCTTTAAGCAACATTGAGAAGAAGGAGAAACCTTGGAGTAAAGAAGAGATTGATCTATTGAGGAAAGGAATGCAGAAATATCCCAAAGGAACTTCAAGGAGATGGGAGGTTATTTCCGAATACATTGGTACTGGAAGATCAGTGGACGAAATAATGAAGGCAACAAAAACAGTTCTCCTCCAGAAGCCAGATTCAGCCAAAGCTTTTGATGCTTTCCTTGAGAAAAGGAAACCTGCAGCACAATCAATTGCATCTCCACTGTCAACCAGAGAAGAATTAGAAGGGGTATCAATTCCTGCAAAGCCTGAAAATAGTGCTGCTGCAACAACAAATAACTCAGAAGACTCTAATAGCAACCAGACATCTGGTTCTGCTCCTTCTCCTGCTGCTGCAAATGGAGTTTCCTCTAGTTCAGAACAAGACGTGTGGTCTGCAGTACAGGAACGAGCACTGGTTCAAGCTCTAAAAGCCTTCCCAAAGGAAACTAACCAGCGATGGGAACGAGTCGCAACAGCTGTCCCTGGAAAGACTGTGAATCAGTGC